A genomic stretch from Streptomyces sp. QL37 includes:
- a CDS encoding HD domain-containing protein, with translation MPIPYLTLSQVEAVAREAHRRQTDKAGRPYVEHLAAVAEGVRIRGGSEEQIAAAWLHDAVEDGVLSRQWLDEAPLPRRVKEMVLAVTKRDGEDLFAYTGRILATPGALLIKESDLAHNADPERLAVLEPVTCTRLSEKYAQVRGLLGLDGGLGPAERRDQANPAAG, from the coding sequence ATGCCGATTCCGTATCTGACCCTGTCCCAGGTGGAGGCGGTCGCCCGCGAGGCCCATCGCCGGCAGACCGACAAGGCGGGGCGCCCGTACGTGGAGCATCTGGCCGCGGTGGCCGAGGGCGTACGGATCCGGGGCGGCAGCGAGGAGCAGATCGCCGCCGCCTGGCTGCACGACGCGGTCGAGGACGGGGTGCTCTCCCGGCAGTGGCTGGACGAGGCCCCGCTTCCCCGGCGGGTGAAAGAAATGGTCCTCGCCGTCACCAAGCGGGACGGCGAGGACCTCTTCGCGTACACCGGGCGGATTCTCGCCACGCCCGGTGCGCTGCTGATCAAGGAGTCGGATCTGGCTCACAACGCGGACCCGGAGCGGCTCGCGGTGCTGGAGCCGGTCACCTGTACCCGGCTGAGCGAGAAATATGCGCAGGTGCGCGGCCTGTTGGGGCTCGACGGGGGCCTCGGGCCCGCTGAACGGCGGGATCAAGCCAACCCGGCGGCCGGCTGA